A genomic window from Sulfurospirillum multivorans DSM 12446 includes:
- the nudC gene encoding NAD(+) diphosphatase translates to MQEEIMSHKLTPFFMPADDKKGTVIGFCGSDILMREDGTLPSMEFFALLGEPKHRFHIGSFDEELYILFAWEKNTPLPENLVKTNLRHFLGLYPPHLFAMLARAKQLAHWIYDNQFCGRCGAPVGYTSKFSSLGCSCGNYIFPRLSPACITLITKGDEILLARSPYFKEGVYSLVAGFVEAGESVESALHREVFEEVGIRVKNLRYFGSQSWPFPHSLMLGFFAEYDSGEIHIQEEEIEDAQWFNKDALPPLSHETSIARMIIEEWLKNH, encoded by the coding sequence ATGCAAGAAGAGATAATGTCACATAAACTCACCCCATTTTTTATGCCAGCGGACGACAAAAAAGGGACGGTCATCGGCTTTTGTGGGAGCGATATTTTGATGAGAGAAGACGGCACATTGCCCTCCATGGAATTTTTTGCCCTTTTGGGAGAGCCCAAACATCGCTTTCACATCGGCTCCTTTGATGAAGAGTTGTACATCCTTTTTGCATGGGAAAAAAACACGCCCCTTCCTGAGAATTTAGTGAAAACCAATTTACGCCATTTTTTAGGACTTTACCCACCGCACCTTTTTGCGATGCTCGCACGCGCCAAACAACTTGCACACTGGATCTACGACAACCAATTTTGCGGTCGCTGTGGCGCACCTGTAGGGTATACTTCAAAATTTTCATCACTGGGCTGCTCCTGTGGCAACTACATCTTTCCACGCCTTTCGCCCGCGTGCATCACCCTCATTACAAAAGGCGATGAGATACTTTTAGCGCGCTCACCCTACTTTAAAGAAGGCGTCTACAGTCTAGTAGCAGGCTTTGTCGAAGCGGGCGAAAGTGTCGAGAGCGCCCTTCACCGCGAAGTGTTCGAAGAAGTGGGCATTCGCGTGAAAAATCTTCGCTACTTTGGCTCGCAATCCTGGCCGTTTCCCCACTCCTTGATGCTTGGTTTTTTTGCTGAGTACGACAGCGGTGAGATTCACATTCAAGAAGAGGAGATCGAAGATGCACAGTGGTTCAACAAAGATGCCCTTCCACCTTTGTCGCATGAGACATCTATCGCTCGAATGATAATCGAAGAGTGGCTTAAAAATCATTGA
- a CDS encoding LysE family translocator has translation MDFLSLSSNALLAYSAYAIGTASPGPSNLAIMSMAMHTSRKQALIFALGVAFGSAFWGFLAALGLSTLLIQYAEVLIAIKILGGLYLFWLAYKSARSAFAKTHIIPHQTHAASSSTLKLFFQGALMHLSNPKAIFVWLSIVALALPANTHTSDALWIVVGSLPIGIFVFCAYALLFSTPTAKAFYLRTKRYFDGTLATLFGYAGWQMLTSTSKN, from the coding sequence ATGGATTTTTTATCACTGAGTTCAAACGCCCTCTTAGCCTATAGTGCGTATGCCATCGGTACAGCAAGCCCTGGTCCTAGCAACCTTGCTATCATGAGTATGGCGATGCACACAAGCCGTAAACAGGCGTTAATTTTCGCGTTAGGCGTTGCTTTTGGCTCAGCATTTTGGGGTTTTTTAGCAGCCCTTGGACTCTCGACTCTTCTCATTCAATACGCAGAAGTGCTTATCGCGATTAAGATTCTTGGAGGACTTTATCTTTTTTGGCTTGCGTATAAATCGGCGCGATCTGCCTTTGCAAAAACGCACATTATTCCTCACCAGACGCACGCAGCCTCCTCCTCCACACTCAAGCTCTTTTTCCAAGGAGCACTCATGCACCTGAGCAATCCTAAAGCAATTTTTGTATGGCTCTCCATCGTAGCCCTTGCATTGCCTGCAAACACACATACAAGCGATGCACTTTGGATTGTTGTAGGCTCACTTCCTATTGGCATCTTTGTTTTTTGCGCTTATGCACTTCTTTTTTCAACGCCTACTGCCAAAGCGTTCTACCTGCGTACAAAACGATATTTTGATGGCACCCTAGCAACACTCTTTGGTTATGCAGGCTGGCAGATGCTTACCTCCACATCTAAAAACTAA
- a CDS encoding LysE family translocator, with product MEFHTWLLYAMVAFIAIASPGPAVLLAINNSVSYDLKATFFSSLGNAIGLFVLSSAAMLGLGVVLKTSLVLFLAFKILGACYLIYIGIKQFRALGSIFKQVDLGRKKSVAHYAKIFQKGFLVCITNPKPIIFFTALFPPFLNPEAPLLEQFFILTLTFMILSFSTLMCYAFFAKRFKSWFLTHQRALWFNRVSGAIFIALGLGLLGLERK from the coding sequence ATGGAATTTCACACATGGCTTTTGTATGCAATGGTTGCGTTTATCGCGATAGCAAGCCCAGGTCCCGCGGTACTTTTGGCGATCAATAACTCTGTGAGTTATGACCTTAAAGCGACTTTCTTTTCATCGCTTGGCAATGCCATCGGTCTTTTTGTGCTCTCCAGTGCTGCGATGTTAGGTCTTGGTGTGGTATTGAAAACGTCATTGGTGTTGTTTTTGGCGTTTAAAATTTTAGGGGCGTGTTATCTTATTTACATTGGAATTAAGCAGTTTCGCGCCTTGGGAAGCATCTTTAAACAGGTGGATCTTGGGCGTAAAAAAAGCGTTGCGCATTACGCAAAGATCTTCCAAAAAGGGTTTTTAGTCTGCATCACCAATCCCAAACCGATCATCTTTTTTACGGCACTTTTTCCACCGTTTCTCAATCCAGAGGCACCGCTTTTAGAGCAGTTTTTCATTTTAACGTTGACATTTATGATTCTTTCGTTTAGCACATTGATGTGCTATGCCTTTTTTGCGAAACGATTCAAGTCGTGGTTTTTGACCCATCAAAGAGCGTTATGGTTTAACCGTGTGAGCGGAGCGATTTTCATCGCTCTTGGTTTGGGGTTATTAGGACTTGAACGCAAGTGA
- a CDS encoding methyl-accepting chemotaxis protein, whose protein sequence is MYLASIKNKLVFLLVIIFLGFSAIGVEIIKEANDAKMAAIRLTTIADIENSILELRIQQRDYQIYFKQTNLDRYEKIYQKLIADLEALKLILMSPQNHQRIESLKNVLIQWNDVNVPRMQLFGKYGATMHEPSFAQTYPEDAKKLNEYYKKSSQGFVVITEKLDDLALSVKTNNFNRLDTNKLISQISLGVIFLFVFTIFFIVTRSIKNSVAHAKTACEKMRQSKDLSVSITTGTKDEINDIVSSINALIADVAQALNQAKSNALENASVAEELSSTSLQIGKRAEEEAKVVFETTNDAKEVAKAIGEASVQSQNVKEITTDAQKSLLGAQELLNETLSQLSQTAEAEAAINERLNRLSSEAEQVKSVLDVIGDIADQTNLLALNAAIEAARAGEHGRGFAVVADEVRKLAERTQKSLIETNATVNVIVQSISDISGEMNHNAKRIHELSEFSNQVTTQTNDAVGMLEQSVNATEEVVTKANGNVKLIKTAVIEKIGEINTLSSSNARSVEEIAAAAEHLSKLSSTLSHTLSQFKTA, encoded by the coding sequence ATGTATTTAGCTTCCATCAAAAACAAGCTTGTCTTTTTGCTTGTCATTATTTTCCTAGGTTTCAGTGCCATTGGCGTTGAAATTATCAAAGAAGCCAACGATGCCAAAATGGCTGCCATTCGTTTGACGACTATTGCAGATATTGAAAATTCGATTTTAGAACTTCGCATTCAACAGCGTGATTATCAGATCTATTTTAAACAGACCAATCTAGATCGTTATGAAAAAATCTATCAAAAATTGATCGCTGATTTAGAAGCACTCAAGCTGATTTTGATGAGTCCACAAAACCATCAACGCATCGAAAGTCTTAAAAATGTGCTCATCCAATGGAACGATGTCAATGTTCCTCGCATGCAGCTGTTTGGAAAGTACGGCGCCACAATGCACGAGCCAAGCTTTGCGCAAACCTATCCAGAAGACGCAAAAAAGCTCAACGAATACTACAAAAAAAGTAGCCAAGGGTTTGTCGTCATTACCGAGAAACTCGATGATTTAGCACTCAGCGTGAAAACCAATAACTTCAATCGTTTGGATACCAATAAACTCATATCGCAAATATCGCTTGGCGTGATTTTTCTCTTTGTCTTTACGATCTTTTTTATCGTCACACGCTCTATTAAAAACTCTGTGGCACATGCTAAAACAGCGTGTGAGAAGATGCGCCAGAGCAAAGATCTCAGCGTGAGCATCACCACAGGCACGAAAGATGAGATCAACGACATTGTCAGTTCCATCAACGCACTGATCGCCGATGTTGCGCAGGCCCTTAACCAAGCAAAAAGCAACGCGCTTGAAAATGCTTCCGTTGCCGAAGAGCTCTCCAGTACGAGCCTTCAGATCGGCAAGCGCGCCGAAGAAGAAGCCAAAGTTGTTTTTGAAACCACTAACGATGCCAAAGAGGTTGCCAAAGCGATTGGAGAGGCAAGCGTGCAATCTCAAAATGTCAAAGAAATTACAACCGATGCGCAAAAAAGCTTACTAGGGGCTCAAGAGCTGCTCAATGAAACGCTCTCGCAACTCAGCCAAACGGCAGAGGCAGAAGCGGCGATCAATGAGCGCCTCAATCGCCTCTCAAGCGAAGCCGAACAGGTCAAATCGGTACTGGATGTCATCGGCGATATTGCCGACCAGACCAATCTTTTAGCACTCAATGCCGCCATTGAAGCGGCACGTGCGGGAGAGCATGGTCGTGGATTTGCCGTGGTGGCAGATGAAGTACGAAAACTGGCAGAGCGCACCCAAAAAAGCCTCATCGAGACCAATGCCACGGTCAATGTCATCGTTCAGTCCATCAGCGACATCAGCGGTGAGATGAACCACAACGCTAAACGCATCCACGAGCTTTCCGAGTTTTCTAACCAAGTCACGACTCAAACCAATGACGCCGTTGGCATGTTAGAACAGAGTGTCAACGCAACCGAAGAGGTCGTCACTAAAGCCAATGGCAACGTCAAGCTCATCAAAACAGCCGTCATCGAAAAAATTGGTGAGATCAACACGCTCTCAAGCTCCAACGCCAGAAGTGTTGAAGAGATCGCAGCAGCAGCCGAGCACCTCTCCAAGCTCTCTTCCACGCTCAGCCACACCCTATCACAATTCAAAACCGCGTAA
- a CDS encoding PAS domain-containing protein — translation MRKEYLKILECVGHGFWEWNPLGNRIILSPQWVTMLGYEFEAFEQTKERWMSLIHPEDLNYCLNELTALLSGRIKHYQHQHRMLCHDGSYKWVLDQAKVIAYNEDGYPTKVVGTHTDIHDLRAALEFHKNLSQQTNADRYVVAQKKH, via the coding sequence ATGAGAAAAGAGTACTTAAAAATTTTAGAATGCGTAGGGCACGGGTTTTGGGAGTGGAATCCACTTGGCAATCGCATCATATTGTCACCGCAATGGGTCACGATGTTGGGGTACGAATTTGAGGCGTTCGAGCAGACCAAAGAGCGTTGGATGTCACTCATTCACCCTGAAGATTTGAATTACTGTCTCAATGAACTTACAGCACTTTTAAGTGGTAGAATCAAGCATTACCAGCATCAGCACCGCATGTTGTGTCATGATGGAAGTTACAAATGGGTGCTCGATCAAGCCAAAGTCATTGCGTACAATGAGGATGGGTATCCGACCAAAGTTGTCGGAACGCACACGGATATTCACGATCTTCGAGCGGCACTCGAATTTCATAAAAATTTAAGTCAACAAACCAATGCTGATCGCTACGTTGTTGCACAAAAAAAGCATTAG
- a CDS encoding ArsR/SmtB family transcription factor produces the protein METFLKTVGALNDETRLQILHFIHTNGEVCVCELEEAFSMIQSRVSRHLKILKDAGFLRVDRRGKWAYYTVRSPLDRFRLECLEEISYLEMPVPRDMLTCKKENSL, from the coding sequence ATGGAAACTTTTTTAAAAACCGTTGGCGCACTGAATGACGAAACGCGCTTGCAAATCCTTCATTTTATTCACACAAACGGCGAAGTGTGCGTGTGTGAGCTCGAAGAGGCGTTTTCGATGATCCAGTCGCGCGTCTCGCGCCATCTCAAAATCCTCAAAGATGCGGGCTTTTTACGCGTTGATCGACGTGGAAAATGGGCGTATTATACGGTTCGCTCGCCGTTGGATCGTTTTAGACTCGAATGTTTAGAAGAGATCAGCTATCTTGAGATGCCCGTGCCACGTGATATGCTTACATGTAAAAAGGAAAATTCACTATGA
- a CDS encoding exodeoxyribonuclease III: MKLISWNVNGIRAVANKNAFAWVDEFAPNVLCLQEIKAEAEQIPEPLFSHTFTCKHVNSASKKGYSGTMSFSTLPFEKTDTAWHIDHTHEGRILEHHFGDVALFNVYFPNGQQSEERLAHKLKFYSDFLAHTEALRKEGKGIIICGDVNTAHRAIDLKNPKANEDTSGFLPIERAWIDRLLEKGYIDTFRHIHGDITDAYSWWSYRFGARERNVGWRIDYFFISKELEPRLRDAFILSHIGGSDHCPVGIEIDL, from the coding sequence ATGAAACTTATCTCTTGGAACGTTAATGGCATTCGCGCCGTTGCCAACAAAAACGCGTTTGCGTGGGTGGATGAGTTCGCTCCAAATGTCTTGTGCTTGCAAGAAATTAAAGCGGAAGCGGAGCAGATTCCTGAGCCTCTTTTTAGCCATACCTTTACATGTAAACATGTCAACTCGGCTTCTAAGAAAGGCTATTCGGGTACGATGAGTTTTTCAACGCTTCCTTTTGAGAAGACCGACACCGCGTGGCACATCGACCATACGCATGAAGGACGCATCTTGGAGCACCATTTTGGTGATGTGGCGCTGTTTAATGTCTACTTTCCTAACGGTCAGCAAAGCGAAGAACGCCTTGCACATAAGCTGAAATTTTACAGTGATTTTTTAGCACACACCGAAGCGTTACGAAAAGAGGGAAAAGGCATTATCATCTGTGGGGATGTCAACACTGCGCACCGCGCGATTGATCTTAAAAACCCTAAAGCCAATGAAGATACCTCAGGCTTTTTGCCGATTGAGCGCGCGTGGATCGATAGGCTGTTAGAGAAAGGCTACATCGACACGTTTAGACATATCCACGGCGACATCACAGATGCTTACTCGTGGTGGTCGTACCGCTTTGGTGCGAGGGAACGTAATGTGGGGTGGCGGATTGATTATTTTTTCATTTCCAAAGAGCTGGAACCTCGTCTGAGAGATGCGTTTATCCTCAGTCACATCGGAGGCTCAGATCATTGCCCTGTGGGCATTGAGATCGATTTGTAA